CCGGAGATGCCTGAAGAAAGGGCAAAGAGAATTGTGGAGTCGGCCAAGAAGAGCATCGGAGCCGAGATGTCTGACTGGGATTTAGAGCAGTTGAAGATATACGCCGACATATATCTAAACCTAGACGCGTATAGGGAGAAGCTAGCCACTTACATCGACGAGGCGATGAAGGAGGTGGCTCCCAACGTAAGAGAGCTGGTTGGCCCGCTCCTCGGGGCTAGGTTGATAAAACTGGCCGGCGGCCTCACAAGAATGGCGTTTCTACCCGCCTCGACGATCCAGGTGCTGGGCGCCGAGAAGGCGCTGTTCAGGGCGTTGAGGACCGGGGGCAAGCCGCCGAAACACGGCGTCATCTTCCAGTACCCGGAGATTTTCCGCTCCCCGCGTTGGCAGAGGGGGAAGATAGCCAGGGCCCTGGCGGCTAAGCTGGCCATAGCAGCTAAGGCCGACGCCTTCACCGGCAACTTCATAGCGCCGCGGCTCAAGGAGGAGTTGTTAAAGAGGATACAGGAGGTCAAGACTCTATACGCCAAGCCGCCCCCCAAGGCCCCCACGCAACCAGCCGCCAAGACGCCGCCCCCACCTCCACCGCCTAAGAAAGGCGGCGAGAAGAGGCCTCCTCCAAGAAGGGAGAGGGGGAGGCGCTAGCCCGCGTTAAGTATATAAACAACGGGGTTGCCCAGCTCCTATGTCTATTGAAGTGGTAGACGTGAGACCTCACGAGCGTCATTACGGCGTGTATATCGTCAAGTTTGAAGACGGCACGGAGAGGATCGCCACTGTGAACCTAACTCCGGGGAAGAGGGTCTACGGGGAGAGGCTTATTAAGTGGGGTGGCTTGGAGTACAGGGAGTGGAACCCCTACCGCTCAAAGCTGGCCGCGGCTATTCTAAACGGTCTGAAGTTCGTCCCCATCGCCGAGGGCACCCAGATCCTCTACCTAGGCGCGGCCTCGGGCACCACCCCCAGCCACATGAGCGACATTGTGGGGGAGAGGGGCTTGATATACTCGGTGGAGTTCTCCCCCCGCGTCTTTAGGGAGTTCATGGAGAAGCTTGTGGATCAGGGGAGGAGAAACGTAATTCCCATACTTGGCGATGCCAGATTCCCCTACCAGTACGCCCACTACGTCAAGGGGGTGGACGTGGTGTATATAGACGTGGCCCAGCCGGCTCAGGCTAAGATATTGGCGGACAACGCCGACTACTTCCTAAAGCCGGGCGGCCACGTCATGCTGGTGATCAAGGCCATGAGTATCGACGTCACGGCGCCTGCCACTGAGACCTTTAAGCAGGAGATAAACACACTAAAGGAGAGGGGGTTTGACATACTTGAGACAGTCCACCTAGAGCCATACGACACGGCCCACGCGATGGTTATCGCGAAAAAGAAGTCTTAAGACTTCAAAAACTCGTCTACGTACTGCGCCGCCCTCATCCCTGAGCCAAGCGCCTTACCGATGAGGGAGGGCCCCGTAACCACGTCTCCAGCTGCGAAAACCCCGTGCCGCGTCGTCATCATTTTCTCGTCCACCTTTATAGTGCCGTCTGGGTTGAACTCAATCCCTAGGCAGTTCCCAGGCGGGGTGGGCTCCTCGCCGGCGGCGATCAGCGCCGTGTCGAATTCTTCCTCAAACTCGCTACCGGGCACGGGCTCCGGCCTGGGCCTCCCCGACTTGTCAGGCGGCCCAAGCCGCATCCGTATAAACCTCACCTTTTCAAGCCTCCCGGCGCCTAGGAAAGCCACGGGGTTGACTAGCTCCCTAAACTCAATGCCCTTGGCTGTCAGCTCTGTCTCGATGGTCTTCCTCCCCGCGGGCGCCTCGTTTATAGTGCGCCGGTAGGCCACGACGACCTTCTCGGCGCCCTGGAGCTTAGCCTCGAGAGCCGCGTCTACGGCTGTGAGCCCGGCGCCTACCACCAAAACCTTCCTCCCCGTTGGGTACACTTTTTCTCTCGGCAGGTATCCAAGCTGGCTGGAATATATCCTAAACAAGTAGTCTAGTGCCTTGTATACGCCGGGGAGCCCCTCGCCGGGCACGCCTAGTGACCTGCTTTTCCAAGTGCCTGTGGTTAACACCACAGCGTCGTATCTATTGACCAACTCTTCTAGATTTACGAATTCTTTTACTAGGAGTAGGGCCTCGTGTTCCCGCGGCTTCTCTCCGCAGTAGACAAAGGTGGAGGTGTAGAACTTGGCACCTGCGTCTACCAGCTCCTTTACCCCCTCCCTGACGCCCTCCCGCGGGACTCTGAAAGGCGGTATGCCGAATATGAGGAGGCCCCCGGGCTCCGGCAGGGCGTCGTATATATGGACTTCGTGGCCGTTGCACAGCAACACCCCGGCGGCTCCGAGTCCCGCAGGCCCCGCGCCTATTATAGCCACCTTCTTGCCGGTGGGCGGCTTCTTGGTGTTTGGCCTGCACCTCAGTAGAAACCGCATGTCTCTGTGTAAAATCTCGGGTATTAATAGAAGTTTACAACTCTAGCCTATATCAACAAATTCTCCGGGAGTATTTTATATTGAGAGAGGTGCAGGTAAAATCTAGGCTAATCCTCACCGCGTCGTTTATAGAGAGGTGGGAGGTGTCCAGCACCAAGTCGAAAATTGAGAGGTCTCTTATATCTATGCCATAGATGGAGAGGTACCTCTTTCTATTCAGCTCTTCCCTCTCAGTCACCTCTCTCAGCGCCTCTTCGAAACTCTTCTTGTCTCTAAGAGAGACGCGCCGGGCCCGCGTCTCTAGCGAAGCTTTTAGATATATACACACGTCGGCGTAAGGCCTCACGACCCACGCCGTGAGGTGCCCCTCCAGCACCACGTCCCCCGCCTTGGCCCTCTCCACCGCTAGGGAGTCGACTTTCTTATCGATTTCGGGGTTCGCCTCTGCATATTTATGAAACTCTATTAGGTCCATCCCCATCTTTGTAGCCATCTCTCTGAAGAGGGTACCTGACGATACGAGGGGGACGCCCAGGATCCTCGCTATTTCCCTCGCTATGGTGGTCTTTCCGCTACCAGGTTGTCCAGAAACTGCAACTACAACCATTACTACAGCCCCCTCGCCGCCAGCCTCAGCCCCCTCGCCAAGACCTTATGTGAAAAAACACCACCGTATGGCCTACTGGGCGCCCTCACCCTTACGCCAAATCGGTAGATCTTTTTGTCCATCCCGCCGATGGCCAGGCCAGTGACGGGGCACCTAGGCACGCCCTTGGCTTTTTTCTCGTAGCGTACAGCTGTGCGGCCGCCGGGCGTCTTCCTCTTTATTCGCCTAACGCTTCGAGAGCGGTGAGCCGGCCTCGGCATAACCCCCACGAACTACATACTTTAAAAAATTTCCCCACTGGGGCCATCAATTCAGCAGATACGGCAACTCTACAGCCGCACCTAAGGCGATTCGGCGAATGGCGGCTCTGCTGGGCGGGGTGTAAACGCGGCGCCTGGGGCGATCCTGATCGGCTTTAAAAAACAGTGGCTTTGCGGGGTGAGGCTGGGTGGGCAACGTGCGGCGGGGTTTGGTTTCGAAAAGTTTATAAGAGTGTGGATAACCACGGCTTATGCCGGCTATAGTACTGCCACCTA
The sequence above is drawn from the Pyrobaculum ferrireducens genome and encodes:
- a CDS encoding fibrillarin-like rRNA/tRNA 2'-O-methyltransferase, coding for MSIEVVDVRPHERHYGVYIVKFEDGTERIATVNLTPGKRVYGERLIKWGGLEYREWNPYRSKLAAAILNGLKFVPIAEGTQILYLGAASGTTPSHMSDIVGERGLIYSVEFSPRVFREFMEKLVDQGRRNVIPILGDARFPYQYAHYVKGVDVVYIDVAQPAQAKILADNADYFLKPGGHVMLVIKAMSIDVTAPATETFKQEINTLKERGFDILETVHLEPYDTAHAMVIAKKKS
- a CDS encoding nop family pre-rRNA processing protein (functions along with aFIB and aL7a; guides 2'-O-methylation of ribose to specific sites in RNAs), with the protein product MAKIYVATDVLGFFALDEAGNVVDKELYEKKPDMVAARLMELEKSNYVPEIVKLIERIKPRAEKVVLEDPELARKLVAAVKGVEIVGESPSHILVEFRRNFPKYLGALGLTWDEYQKFLFEVSDLVTRLKLRQAVERRDLFIAQAISTLDDVDKILNLIASRIREWYGLHFPELEELIRDNKEYVTIVYHIGHRSRIAEDALKKILPEMPEERAKRIVESAKKSIGAEMSDWDLEQLKIYADIYLNLDAYREKLATYIDEAMKEVAPNVRELVGPLLGARLIKLAGGLTRMAFLPASTIQVLGAEKALFRALRTGGKPPKHGVIFQYPEIFRSPRWQRGKIARALAAKLAIAAKADAFTGNFIAPRLKEELLKRIQEVKTLYAKPPPKAPTQPAAKTPPPPPPPKKGGEKRPPPRRERGRR
- a CDS encoding FAD-dependent oxidoreductase, which gives rise to MRFLLRCRPNTKKPPTGKKVAIIGAGPAGLGAAGVLLCNGHEVHIYDALPEPGGLLIFGIPPFRVPREGVREGVKELVDAGAKFYTSTFVYCGEKPREHEALLLVKEFVNLEELVNRYDAVVLTTGTWKSRSLGVPGEGLPGVYKALDYLFRIYSSQLGYLPREKVYPTGRKVLVVGAGLTAVDAALEAKLQGAEKVVVAYRRTINEAPAGRKTIETELTAKGIEFRELVNPVAFLGAGRLEKVRFIRMRLGPPDKSGRPRPEPVPGSEFEEEFDTALIAAGEEPTPPGNCLGIEFNPDGTIKVDEKMMTTRHGVFAAGDVVTGPSLIGKALGSGMRAAQYVDEFLKS
- the cmk gene encoding (d)CMP kinase, with the protein product MVVVAVSGQPGSGKTTIAREIARILGVPLVSSGTLFREMATKMGMDLIEFHKYAEANPEIDKKVDSLAVERAKAGDVVLEGHLTAWVVRPYADVCIYLKASLETRARRVSLRDKKSFEEALREVTEREELNRKRYLSIYGIDIRDLSIFDLVLDTSHLSINDAVRISLDFTCTSLNIKYSRRIC
- a CDS encoding 50S ribosomal protein L34e translates to MPRPAHRSRSVRRIKRKTPGGRTAVRYEKKAKGVPRCPVTGLAIGGMDKKIYRFGVRVRAPSRPYGGVFSHKVLARGLRLAARGL